In Marinomonas posidonica IVIA-Po-181, a single window of DNA contains:
- a CDS encoding GGDEF domain-containing protein yields MFRWINTSLNRKIGSVLVVSLSFLLLVIGYSIYQVKTIHDELKEVSQVDIPLTEIITQIETLQLQQHIAMERFRLLINHQHKEQEPISSLSYRNQEIVRLLNRATQLITTNLQNDTIHFKPEEYLHILDEINTFYKLNLTFEKQLEDNLEKGQLSDETWQPIEVMASHLDTKILAILEKINQLTFEATRYTEAHQRSFMMVETGLGICAFLLSSLLALYIIHIIRTRIHHIHQQVEQLHTSLELGEPIAKPNNQTSKPNDELGELELDLKKMISRLSEEMNTRKEVEQQLMTLATKDKLTNTYNRHKWSEQIHFLINLSEQGKSFSLISLDIDHFKRINDSYGHQVGDQVLQHLGTLLQQEVSKIDMVFRMGGEEFLILLTGQGQKQAKERAEHLRKQIEHFQKVGLPRFTASLGVTSYHSGETEDSLMTRADNALYRSKENGRNCVTTLE; encoded by the coding sequence CGAATTAAAAGAAGTGTCGCAGGTCGATATTCCCCTAACAGAAATCATCACTCAAATTGAAACCCTGCAACTGCAGCAACATATTGCAATGGAACGCTTCCGCCTTTTAATAAACCACCAACATAAAGAGCAAGAACCTATTTCCTCTTTGTCATACCGTAATCAAGAAATCGTCCGCTTACTCAACCGCGCCACTCAGTTAATAACGACCAACTTGCAGAATGATACAATCCATTTTAAACCAGAAGAATACCTGCATATTCTTGATGAGATAAACACCTTCTATAAACTGAACTTGACCTTTGAAAAGCAACTTGAAGACAACCTAGAAAAAGGTCAACTGTCAGATGAAACCTGGCAGCCAATCGAGGTTATGGCCTCCCATTTAGACACCAAGATACTGGCTATATTAGAGAAAATAAATCAGCTAACGTTTGAGGCCACTCGCTATACCGAAGCACATCAAAGAAGCTTCATGATGGTAGAAACAGGTCTGGGGATTTGTGCTTTTCTACTAAGCTCTTTGCTGGCCCTCTATATCATACATATTATTCGCACTCGAATTCACCACATACACCAGCAAGTAGAACAACTGCATACATCATTAGAGCTCGGCGAACCAATAGCAAAGCCCAATAATCAGACCTCTAAGCCAAATGATGAATTAGGCGAATTGGAACTTGATCTTAAAAAAATGATCTCTCGTCTTTCTGAGGAAATGAATACCCGTAAAGAAGTCGAGCAACAGCTTATGACACTGGCGACCAAAGACAAACTCACCAATACCTATAATCGCCATAAGTGGTCAGAACAAATTCATTTCTTAATTAATCTGTCTGAACAAGGTAAAAGCTTTAGTCTAATTTCACTGGATATTGACCATTTTAAACGCATAAATGATTCCTACGGACATCAAGTTGGCGATCAAGTCTTACAGCATCTGGGGACTTTGTTGCAGCAAGAAGTCAGTAAAATAGACATGGTTTTCCGCATGGGCGGGGAAGAGTTCCTCATATTATTAACCGGACAAGGACAAAAACAAGCCAAAGAGAGAGCAGAGCACCTTCGCAAGCAAATAGAACACTTCCAGAAAGTAGGGTTACCTCGATTTACCGCCAGTCTAGGTGTCACTAGCTACCACTCAGGTGAAACCGAAGACAGCCTAATGACTCGCGCCGATAACGCGCTCTATCGTTCAAAAGAAAATGGTCGAAACTGCGTCACCACCTTAGAATGA